Proteins encoded in a region of the Candidatus Neomarinimicrobiota bacterium genome:
- a CDS encoding prepilin-type N-terminal cleavage/methylation domain-containing protein translates to MLLAKNKCEGGFSLVEVIVAMGLSLIVFYFVLKFISFNTKYIGKWLKKRDLEEKVAFIYSLVWSDLQTRGVEFIIDSLAVRIGGVDKVSTYFVEDGGLIRNNYVINKGLKVESFFIVSTFKDLLRDSLFSFVLAKSNIDSVYKKMNNYLGLMSVRLVLVLSGVDSSDTLVISKDFSHNLLNHLHKEFRVFKLRDKVMGN, encoded by the coding sequence ATGTTGCTTGCAAAGAATAAGTGTGAGGGCGGTTTTTCTCTAGTAGAGGTTATCGTTGCTATGGGGTTATCCTTGATAGTGTTTTATTTTGTTTTGAAGTTTATTTCATTCAATACAAAATATATAGGAAAATGGTTGAAAAAAAGAGATCTGGAAGAGAAAGTTGCGTTCATTTATAGTTTGGTGTGGAGTGACTTGCAAACAAGGGGGGTGGAATTTATTATTGACTCACTCGCTGTACGAATAGGTGGAGTCGATAAAGTTTCTACCTATTTTGTCGAGGACGGGGGTCTTATTAGGAACAATTATGTGATTAATAAAGGACTTAAAGTGGAGAGTTTTTTTATCGTGTCCACTTTTAAAGATTTATTGAGAGATTCTTTGTTCTCCTTTGTACTGGCAAAAAGTAATATAGACAGTGTGTATAAGAAAATGAACAACTATCTTGGTCTTATGAGTGTAAGACTCGTTTTGGTATTAAGTGGGGTTGATTCATCTGACACTTTGGTGATATCAAAAGACTTTAGCCATAATTTACTTAATCACTTACATAAAGAGTTTAGAGTTTTTAAACTAAGAGATAAGGTAATGGGAAATTGA